One window of Metopolophium dirhodum isolate CAU chromosome 3, ASM1992520v1, whole genome shotgun sequence genomic DNA carries:
- the LOC132941105 gene encoding aquaporin-like isoform X4, whose amino-acid sequence MDDLTFDSVPFISQGTAEPSQLYERQPWQKLVTIFLAELFGTAFLMFFGCMGLVPKYPGGELGQYSGAIAFAGIVAVTIVIIGHISNCHINPCVTLCALLLGKLPILTAIVYFLAEFLGAMIGYGVLVVISPYNILNSSESGVCVTSPVIGLTAWQAVLIEAITTGVLILLVCAVWDPKSGNGDCGPLKFLAMIFVTSVVVGPFTGNSLNPARSLAPAVYNNSWNMHWVYWVGPFSGTITSTLFYKYIFMALDNEDRVK is encoded by the exons atggATGATTTAACTTTTGATTCTGTACCGTTTATATCACaag GTACAGCTGAACCAAGCCAATTGTATGAACGGCAGCCATGGCAAAAACTTGTAACGATATTCTTAGCTGAACTCTTTGGTACTGCGTTTTTAATGTTCTTCGGTTGTATGGGATTAGTTCCTAAGTATCCGGGTGGAGAACTTGGTCAATACAGTGGTGCTATTGCATTTGCTGGTATTGTAGCTGTCACTATTgtt ATTATTGGTCACATCAGTAATTGTCATATAAATCCGTGTGTTACATTGTGTGCATTACTTCTTGGTAAATTACCAATATTAACAGCTATTGTTTATTTCTTAGCCGAATTTTTGGGAGCTATGATCGGTTATGGAGTTCTAGTG gttatttcaccttataatatattaaattcatcagAATCTGGAGTTTGTGTAACAAGCCCAGTTATAGGTTTGACTGCATGGCAAGCCGTTTTAATTGAAGCTATAACTACAGGGGTTTTGATACTTTTAGTATGTGCTGTCTGGGATCCTAAAAGTGGTAATGGAGATTGTGGTCCTCTGAAATTTTTAGCTATGATATTTGTGACATCAGTTGTTGTT GGCCCTTTTACTGGAAACAGTTTGAACCCAGCACGATCATTAGCACCAGCAGTCTACAACAATTCATGGAACATGCATTgg gTATACTGGGTTGGTCCATTTTCCGGAACAATAACATCAACGCTTttctacaaatatatttttatggcaTTAGATAACGAAGATCGAGTAAAATaa
- the LOC132941105 gene encoding aquaporin-like isoform X5: MPTYFYNRGTAEPSQLYERQPWQKLVTIFLAELFGTAFLMFFGCMGLVPKYPGGELGQYSGAIAFAGIVAVTIVIIGHISNCHINPCVTLCALLLGKLPILTAIVYFLAEFLGAMIGYGVLVVISPYNILNSSESGVCVTSPVIGLTAWQAVLIEAITTGVLILLVCAVWDPKSGNGDCGPLKFLAMIFVTSVVVGPFTGNSLNPARSLAPAVYNNSWNMHWVYWVGPFSGTITSTLFYKYIFMALDNEDRVK, encoded by the exons GTACAGCTGAACCAAGCCAATTGTATGAACGGCAGCCATGGCAAAAACTTGTAACGATATTCTTAGCTGAACTCTTTGGTACTGCGTTTTTAATGTTCTTCGGTTGTATGGGATTAGTTCCTAAGTATCCGGGTGGAGAACTTGGTCAATACAGTGGTGCTATTGCATTTGCTGGTATTGTAGCTGTCACTATTgtt ATTATTGGTCACATCAGTAATTGTCATATAAATCCGTGTGTTACATTGTGTGCATTACTTCTTGGTAAATTACCAATATTAACAGCTATTGTTTATTTCTTAGCCGAATTTTTGGGAGCTATGATCGGTTATGGAGTTCTAGTG gttatttcaccttataatatattaaattcatcagAATCTGGAGTTTGTGTAACAAGCCCAGTTATAGGTTTGACTGCATGGCAAGCCGTTTTAATTGAAGCTATAACTACAGGGGTTTTGATACTTTTAGTATGTGCTGTCTGGGATCCTAAAAGTGGTAATGGAGATTGTGGTCCTCTGAAATTTTTAGCTATGATATTTGTGACATCAGTTGTTGTT GGCCCTTTTACTGGAAACAGTTTGAACCCAGCACGATCATTAGCACCAGCAGTCTACAACAATTCATGGAACATGCATTgg gTATACTGGGTTGGTCCATTTTCCGGAACAATAACATCAACGCTTttctacaaatatatttttatggcaTTAGATAACGAAGATCGAGTAAAATaa
- the LOC132940104 gene encoding uncharacterized protein LOC132940104, with the protein MHRAGCASAFLRISDGVGGPLLFLLLLQLSSLQLSVGTTTTATASGTTDRWRPQRFGGGGVIDDRDERLQDNEIVEDHRVKPSAPLTPVEPLFDYVASLYMEKMVRRWAPLIWLAPDEQFLPGSVTDFLNHVTPKPRSLSSDVQQHSKVPMGPDSQSWFLVTKSEVEQLLENTTSVLYGQNPNTTTVPVYAHVTQCGHKHFHVSYWLFFPFSQGKPICTLDMGLLGPLPLPVFNNRCFGTLKEFGSHVGDWEHMSLMFNGYDEPEEMYVSVHDAGAFYRFDRNRRKFVFNRQEVRKGFLQKPKFPEVVHLTDEGNHPVLFAAKGSHGLWTAPGKHKYVRIPRLYDDSGYGFPWKTWLKVDVLNSSKKLPIWMQYYGKWGNQRSKCHPLSKMGLQICQFTDGPTGIPMKQHDFRCQNATN; encoded by the exons ATGCACCGGGCAGGGTGCGCGTCCGCGTTTTTGCGAATCAGCGACGGTGTCGGCGGCCCGTTGCTGTTTCTGCTGCTACTGCAGTTGTCTTCGCTCCAGTTGTCGGTtgggacgacgacgacggcgaccgCGTCGGGCACGACCGATCGTTGGCGACCGCAAAGATTTGGCGGCGGCGGTGTCATCGACGACCGCGACGAACGGTTGCAGGACAACGAGATCGTCGAAGACCATCGCGTGAAACCGTCAGCTCCTCTCACACCCGTCGAACCCTTATTCGACTATGTGGCTTCCCTGTACA TGGAGAAGATGGTCCGCCGCTGGGCACCTCTAATATGGTTGGCACCGGACGAACAATTCCTGCCGGGTTCCGTGACCGATTTCTTGAATCACGTGACGCCTAAGCCACGTAGCCTGTCCAGCGACGTGCAGCAACACTCTAAAGTGCCAATGGGCCCGGATTCACAGTCGTGGTTTTTAGTCACCAAGTCCGAAGTCG AACAACTGCTGGAAAACACTACTTCCGTACTATACGGGCAGAACCCGAACACGACCACCGTGCCCGTCTACGCTCACGTCACGCAATGCGGTCATAAACATTTCCACGTGTCGTATTGGCTGTTTTTCCCGTTCAGCCAGGGCAAGCCGATATGCACACTGGACATGGGCTTGCTCGGCCCGCTCCCGTTGCCAGTCTTCAACAACAGGTGTTTCGGCACCCTCAAAGAGTTCGGCAGCCATGTCGGAGACTGGGAACACATGAGTCTCATGTTTAAT GGCTACGACGAACCGGAAGAAATGTATGTGTCCGTGCACGATGCTGGCGCGTTTTACCGGTTCGATCGAAATCGGCGGAAGTTCGTTTTCAACCGACAAGAGGTGCGTAAAGGTTTTTTGCAAAAACCTAAGTTTCCCGAAGTGGTGCACCTGACAGACGAGGGAAATCATCCGGTGCTGTTCGCGGCTAAGGGATCTCACGGCCTATGGACCGCTCCAg GAAAACACAAATACGTGCGTATACCGCGATTGTACGACGACAGTGGCTACGGATTCCCGTGGAAAACTTGGCTAAAAGTTGACGTGTTGAACTCGTCGAAAAAACTTCCCATTTGGATGCAGTATTACGGCAAATGGGGAAATCAGCGCAGTAAATGTCATCCACTCTCCAAAATGGGCTTGCAGATCTGTCAGTTTACCGACGGCCCGACGGGTATACCAATGAAGCAGCATGATTTCCGCTGTCAAAACGCGACCAACTAA
- the LOC132941105 gene encoding aquaporin-like isoform X2 — protein sequence MAGCFGSPVKVSSKLFKRLGSSVSFGDFSEYGTAEPSQLYERQPWQKLVTIFLAELFGTAFLMFFGCMGLVPKYPGGELGQYSGAIAFAGIVAVTIVIIGHISNCHINPCVTLCALLLGKLPILTAIVYFLAEFLGAMIGYGVLVVISPYNILNSSESGVCVTSPVIGLTAWQAVLIEAITTGVLILLVCAVWDPKSGNGDCGPLKFLAMIFVTSVVVGPFTGNSLNPARSLAPAVYNNSWNMHWVYWVGPFSGTITSTLFYKYIFMALDNEDRVK from the exons ATGGCTGGTTGTTTTGGGAGCCCCGTAAAAGTATCGAGTAAACTATTCAAACGACTTGGATCATCGGTTTCCTTTGGTGATTTTTCAGAAtatg GTACAGCTGAACCAAGCCAATTGTATGAACGGCAGCCATGGCAAAAACTTGTAACGATATTCTTAGCTGAACTCTTTGGTACTGCGTTTTTAATGTTCTTCGGTTGTATGGGATTAGTTCCTAAGTATCCGGGTGGAGAACTTGGTCAATACAGTGGTGCTATTGCATTTGCTGGTATTGTAGCTGTCACTATTgtt ATTATTGGTCACATCAGTAATTGTCATATAAATCCGTGTGTTACATTGTGTGCATTACTTCTTGGTAAATTACCAATATTAACAGCTATTGTTTATTTCTTAGCCGAATTTTTGGGAGCTATGATCGGTTATGGAGTTCTAGTG gttatttcaccttataatatattaaattcatcagAATCTGGAGTTTGTGTAACAAGCCCAGTTATAGGTTTGACTGCATGGCAAGCCGTTTTAATTGAAGCTATAACTACAGGGGTTTTGATACTTTTAGTATGTGCTGTCTGGGATCCTAAAAGTGGTAATGGAGATTGTGGTCCTCTGAAATTTTTAGCTATGATATTTGTGACATCAGTTGTTGTT GGCCCTTTTACTGGAAACAGTTTGAACCCAGCACGATCATTAGCACCAGCAGTCTACAACAATTCATGGAACATGCATTgg gTATACTGGGTTGGTCCATTTTCCGGAACAATAACATCAACGCTTttctacaaatatatttttatggcaTTAGATAACGAAGATCGAGTAAAATaa
- the LOC132940105 gene encoding uncharacterized protein LOC132940105 encodes MSGSKNIDLVFLQSMIDKTEPGVKINSYEIALGSKRGDNYTSMLYRIQLYGDNGWSKSLIYKCLPDNRQARNTYKSEILFNNEVTFYTKSLTALMKYQELKKMVETFNSVPKCYLAQSDIVILEDMRCKGFTMLDRMKGLDFNHCRAILRVLGKFHGLSLSMKVDEPEKFKECISDAINEVYYKSENELWYKGYYRRAAENAEKMLEAELTEDEKPKYLDKFRKFVNHESFFGYMVGLVSPKESLAVLCHGDCWTNNFLFQYAQDGSISEVSIVDFQLARYGSPALDLVSLLYCCTSVELRKQYLPELLEEYYDSIVSVLTQTDCLNHYPDIRQKLYEEVREYNVFGLGVALDMIPIITCDSELAPDMYTEDTISMDDEPSKEPYPVMTTSNLLCRQMIADLVKELVDNGCLT; translated from the exons ATGTCTGGATCTAAAAACATAGATTTGGTTTTTCTGCAATCCATGATTGACAAGACCGAACCTGgagtaaaaattaattcgtaCGAA ATAGCATTAGGATCGAAACGAGGTGATAACTATACATCAATGTTGTACAGAATCCAACTGTATGGAGACAACGGTTGGTCAAAATCTCTGATCTACAAGTGTTTGCCCGATAACAGACAGGCGagaaatacatataaatctgaaatactatttaataacgAAGTAACATTCTATACAAAATCGTTAACAGCATTGATGAAATATCAA GAGCTGAAAAAAATGGTCGAAACTTTTAACAGTGTGCCGAAATGTTATTTGGCCCAAAGCGACATCGTTATATTGGAAGACATGCGATGCAAAGGATTCACCATGTTAGACAGAATGAAGGGTCTTGATTTTAACCATTGTAGAGCCATACTAAG AGTCTTGGGCAAATTCCACGGGTTATCGCTATCCATGAAAGTCGATGAACCAGAAAAGTTTAAAGAATGCATTTCGGACGCAATAAATGAAGTGTACTACAAGAGTGAAAACGAATTGTGGTACAAAGGATATTACAGACGAGCCGCAGAGAACGCAGAGAAAATG cTGGAGGCTGAATTGACCGAAGacgaaaaaccaaaatatttggaTAAATTTCGAAAATTTGTCAACCACGAATCGTTCTTTGGGTATATGGTGGGACTGGTGTCACCTAAAGAATCGCTAGCTGTACTCTGTCACGGCGATTGTTGGacgaacaattttttgtttcagtACGCTCAAGACGGGAGCATATCTGAA GTGTCTATAGTTGACTTTCAGTTGGCTAGGTATGGCTCTCCAGCATTGGACTTGGTCAGTCTTTTGTATTGCTGTACCAGTGTAGAGTTAAGAAAACAGTATTTACCTGAACTGTTGGAAGAATATTACGATTCAATTGTCAGTGTTTTAACGCAAACAGACTGTTTGAATCATTATCCAGATATTCGACAAAA GTTATACGAAGAGGTGCGTGAATACAACGTGTTCGGTCTAGGAGTAGCACTAGATATGATACCGATCATTACATGTGACTCGGAGCTGGCTCCAGACATGTATACCGAAGATACGATCAGCATGGACGACGAACCCAGCAAGGAGCCTTACCCGGTCATGACCACTAGCAACTTATTATGTCGCCAAATGATTGCAGACTTGGTTAAAGAACTCGTGGATAATGGATGTTTAACATAA